Within the Zea mays cultivar B73 chromosome 10, Zm-B73-REFERENCE-NAM-5.0, whole genome shotgun sequence genome, the region TGCGTCCAGCACAAACCATTGAGTTACAatcaacaacaccgtcctacccaaaatcactgcaaggggtaaccctgggttgcGGTCGGACTCTAAACACCGACACTGGCGGCCTGGGGTCTTTTTATAGCCGTTTGCACCTGGTGCGGCTGAATCAGATGGCACCGTTGAGCCAGGGTTTCCTCTAGTTATTGAAAACTCAGGACACCAGATATACAAACTCTATATatatagggctggaaacgagccgagccgagctgagctCGGCTCGGTGTGGCTCGGTCAGTGGCCGAGCTCGGCTCACTTACTCAACGTGCTATAAAAGAAGGCTCAGCTCGCGAGCTACACCTTGAAAACTAATATTGCATTGTATAGTGAATTAATAGTCTATAAATGTGATATAAATAATTATAACATGACATTACaagtaatctaaattataattgtCATATATCCATCATTAAAGACTAAAAATTGAGTCAAATATCTATAAAATTATCCAATATTCATTATTATTGTGTAGGTTGATTAATTTTGTgcagctcgcgagccggctcgctcGGCTCGTTGGCTCAACGAGCTCGAAAACCTGGTTCGtctcggctcgctcgaggctcgcgagcttcGAGCTTTTTTCTAGccctatatatatgtgtgtgttgtGTGAAGGGGCACGACCGATTAACGCGTAACTCGATCAATCCAAATCAATTTATTATCATTATGCTTACATTTATTGTCCTAGGAGTTGCAGTAATTTTGTCTAGATTAGTCTTTGTCACTCTCAATGTTCACCTCTCCTCGACTCCACGTCGTTTAGAGGTGCCTTGGGTAGGACTgtgcgttcgggttacccgaaaaatTCAGGTCAGGTAATTCAGGTAATCAAAATTTCGGGTTCTTGGAATTGTTACCTAAAATTACACTGGGTTTTATACTATCTAGAAATTCTGGTATCCGAAAATTCGGGTTCGAGTATCGGGTACTCCCGAAGTACAAACTGATTTTGCTTATTTTATCCACATTGATTGCCTATTTAAAGTGGAAGAATATCAAGCACAAAAATGACAGAGGAGATAGAGAGTCCGAGCAAGGACAATAGCTCTGTGTTGCTTGCTTCCTTTCAAACATGCTGTAGCCCGCATACGGCTCATTTTTAACAAAGGACAAAAGCATGGTCCAAGGTGCATGCATCCACGTGATATCTGCACTACTTGTTGCACAAACAGTTACAAAACAGATTATAGTATGATGCATTCAGCCACAGCAGCACTCATGAAGTGCAGCCGAGCAGGCCAGACTGGATGCAGCCGAGCAAGTGCTAGACTGCTAGTGCTACATCGCTAGCCTGGTGACCGGTGTACGGACGACGGGTCGGGGGTTTGGGAGTTCGGGTACCGGAATGTAGTACCGAATTACCCTAAAAATATTCAGGGTTTACAAGTTACTACCTGAAATTCTCAAATAAAATTCGAGTTCCTAGTATTATAGATTTGGGTTACAAAGTTTTTATCTAAGAATAGCCTTGGGATGCCTATTGATTCTAAGTCAACCATAGAATCTTTTCTCCCTGACAGGGTCTCTCTCAGGAGGCGACAACCAGGTGATGAAGGAGATCCTAAAGCCCTCTGCACACACATAGGTGGTCTGCTGTTATATCGCGAACGGTCTGCACGCTCAAAGAGAAGACGGTTGCCCCTCTACAGTCATGGACGGTCCGGTCGTTCATTGTGGATGGTTCACATCCCTACAGAGAGGAGAGAGGACCCTAAGGTCCCGCGTGCCTTACATCGAGCCTAAGATTTGTTTGGTGATTGGCCCTAAAGCGAGATAATAGATGTCAAGTCAAAGCTTGAGAGGCTCGCAGGAGGCAGAAGTCGATTCTATGAGTACCATAGCTCGGACGAACGCTTGTGCAGTCTTCTATACCATACTACATAGAGTAACATCATATATATACAACATCGTATATATATCATCTATAtattatacatatatatatatatatatatatgaagggtAGAGGCATGTGGAACAAGGAGCCTATTCGGTTATTCCAATTTCATGTGGATTCAAATGTATTGGAATGAATGGGATTGTATTTTAATTTAATATGGATTTAAACCGACTTAATACCACAAAAATCCACATGGATTAAGGGTGAAACAAACAAGACTATCTATAGCAGTATAAAACAATGTTTTGTACGTCCATTTTCACGGCCTGCTTGAGTTGGTGTAAGACCGACACTGTCTAAATATAAAGTATTATCTAGATATTCAATGAAAAATATACATTAAAAAACTTAAATAATTTATAATTTAGAACCGAGAGGATGCAGCAACCAAATGATAgagggaaaataaaaaaatgctGCATCATATCTCGTTTTACGGCAACAACAATAAAAGCATCCAACTTCCATAACATGCATGGGAAGGCAATCCTCGCGAACTACGTTTACGTCTGCCTTAGCTAAAATATTATCACTGACACAGAAAAAAAAGGACGCGGTTCATCGTATAAAGCCGACAGGGCACAACAAGCAGCAGCAGTAGAGGTGTCGCCGGCGTTTTAGGTCTGATCACTCTGAATTCTTGAGGGTGTTGCCGATGTCGATGACGAAGCGGTACCTGACGTCAGCCTTGGCCAGGCGCTCCATGGCCGTGTTCACGTAGTCCGCGGCCACCAGTTCTATGTCCGCCGTCACGCCGTGCTTGGCCGCCACGTTGATCATCTCCTGCGTGTCCCTCATGCCGCCGATGCAGCTCCCGGCCAGGGTCTTGTTCCCTGCAaagttttttattattattattattattattattattattattattattattattattattattattattattattattattattattattattattattattattattattattattattattatttacacGTATACAACGATTATTATTTGACGGTTTCTGAAAAAAATGATTTGGTGCTACGTACCAATGATGAGATCAAAGGGCGGGATCTCGAGAGGCTTGGTGGGCAGGCCGACCATGATCATCTTGCCGTTGGGCTTGAGCAGGCCCATGTACGGGGCCAAGGTGAGGTTCGCCGACACCGTGTTGATGATGCCGTCCATGGTGCTCGCAGCCGCCTTCATTTCTTCGGCGTCCTTGCTGACGACGAAGGCGTCGGCGCCAAGCCGGTCGAGCGCCTCCTGCTTCTTCCCAGGCGACGTGCTGATGACCGTGACCTTGGCCCCGAACGCCTTGGCGAACTTGACGGCGACGTGGCCCAGGCCTCCCAGCCCCATCACGCCGACGTGCTTCCCCGGCACGTTCAGGCCGTGGTACTTCATGGGGCTGTACACTGTGATGCCCGCGCACAGCAGCGGCGCCCCCCGATCCAGCGGCATCGCGTCGGGGAACCGGACCACGAAGCGCTCGTGCACCACCACGCTGCTGGAGTAGCCGCCGTAGGTGACGGTGCCGTCGCGGTCGACGGAGTTGTAGGTGAAGATGACGGCCCGGCAGCTGTTCTCGAAGTCCTCGTCGCAGCTGCCGCACGACTGGCACGAGTTCACCATGCAGCCCACGCCGACGCGGTCCCCGGCCTTGAAGCTGGTCACGTTCTTGCCCACCTCCGTCACCACTCCGGCGATCTCGTGACTGCATGCATGCGATGTGTACGTACGTGTTCAGTGTTCAGAATGACAATAATACGAGATCGAGGTACAGATATATAGGCATATATGCATGGAATTATTAGTGACGACGCACCCAGGGACCATGGGGTACGTGGCGTTGTGCCACTCGTTCTTGATGCTGTGAAGGTCAGAGTGACACATCCCACAGTACAGGATCTTTATCGCTACATCGTCGTCCCCGGTGCTCCTGCATGTGTGTGACAGAAGTGACACATGCTCATAATATATAGTCACGGAATGGTCTATATTCAATTCAAACAAAAGACGATCTACATCATCTTGTCAATTGTCATGTTATCGGCCGATGAATTAACTAGAAAAAACTAAATTATTCTGAAAAGACTGTAGGCACCGGAAAGCCACCATACATTAAATATTATATAAATTTAGTAAAAGgataaaacgaattttaatttagAACGAAGGGAGTAAGTAACAAGCGGGTGGACTTCCAAACATGAGATCAATTTCATCCAACGGCGGCCCCTTGTAACAGTTGGCGCATGAAAACACATCTGTTTTCGAATACATATAGTTCaatagtttatttttaaactaaaatataACCAATAAAAAAAGTAGGGAGTGAGTATTGTATGATTCAGAAGGCAAGGTAAGAAGGGACGAAGTCAGCGGTGGGGCGAGCGGGCCTCCAACCCCTCCTAACGCTGCTGAGTCAGCCGCACTAGAGCCTCTTTTAAAATTTTTAGCGTACATATATAATATAGAAATGACTTTTATATTACAGTTGTTTAGTTCAGCTCTTCTTAAAAAAAATTCTGGCTTTGTCCCCGGCGGTAAGGGCATGCCGGCCGGGAGAGGCATGCATGCCGTATACGTTGGCCTGCGCCAATCAGATCAAGCCGAGCGGCTCGCAGTCCGGTCGGCAGGTCGATCGGCGAGGACGGTGGCGACTGGCGAGACCCAGGCCGGGGCGTCCGCGCGCTGGACATTTCGGATGCCTCTCGACCGGCACGGCGCATGCATGCATGGGATCTAGAACGTTCTAGAAGGGCATCATCGCGCGTACGATGGACGTTCCCTATATATATAAATATGCCACAGATGCCGAACAAACAAGGCGGGGCACGCACCTGCGGGTGATGGTGAGCGGCGCGAGGTGGCCGGACGAGTCGTGCGCGGCgagcgccaccgccgccgccgtgtGAGTGGGAGTGGGAGCCATCGGGACGGGATCCGATCCGGTGGGAGCGCGGAGCCCTTGTGTCCGTGCAAGGATCTGTATCGCTGGCGGCGGCCGCGCCGAGCGCGCGCCTGGAAAATGGCGAGAGAGGCGAGGCTGCGGATTTCGCTTTGGGGAATCGAATGATTCTACTTCTGGCAGGCACGGAACATTCGGGCAGGGGCCGGACCGCGCTTTATAGCCGCGTGGGAGAGGGAGCCAGTGAGGCTAGGTGGGGCCGGACGTGTCAGTGTGTGGGCCTCGGGGTGCAGTGCAGGGCTCCGTACTTCTGGCGTTCGATTCGATCCCCCGCTCGCGTATCGCATCGCATCGCGTATCGCTTTATAGTCGCAGGCAGCGAGCGAATGAAGGCGGCTTGCAATTCGTGTGCTCTGTTCTAGTGCCTGTGATGCGATGCGCGCGTGACT harbors:
- the LOC100281336 gene encoding Probable cinnamyl alcohol dehydrogenase 5 → MAPTPTHTAAAVALAAHDSSGHLAPLTITRRSTGDDDVAIKILYCGMCHSDLHSIKNEWHNATYPMVPGHEIAGVVTEVGKNVTSFKAGDRVGVGCMVNSCQSCGSCDEDFENSCRAVIFTYNSVDRDGTVTYGGYSSSVVVHERFVVRFPDAMPLDRGAPLLCAGITVYSPMKYHGLNVPGKHVGVMGLGGLGHVAVKFAKAFGAKVTVISTSPGKKQEALDRLGADAFVVSKDAEEMKAAASTMDGIINTVSANLTLAPYMGLLKPNGKMIMVGLPTKPLEIPPFDLIIGNKTLAGSCIGGMRDTQEMINVAAKHGVTADIELVAADYVNTAMERLAKADVRYRFVIDIGNTLKNSE